In Microbacterium enclense, one genomic interval encodes:
- a CDS encoding GNAT family N-acetyltransferase — MTDHPATPTVQTATLADVDALLSFWEVAGENDARPSDSAAVVEALLRRDPDAVLLVRSGGRIVGTVIAGWDGWRAHLYRLAVHPDHRRRGIAQALLDAAEERLRALGAGRFDAMVLEGNDLGASAWAARGYEPQSEWRRWVRPSR, encoded by the coding sequence ATGACGGATCACCCCGCGACGCCCACCGTGCAGACCGCCACCCTCGCCGACGTCGACGCCCTGCTGTCGTTCTGGGAGGTCGCCGGAGAGAACGACGCTCGCCCGAGCGACTCCGCCGCGGTCGTCGAGGCGCTGCTGCGTCGAGACCCTGACGCGGTGCTTCTCGTGCGGTCCGGAGGCCGCATCGTCGGCACCGTCATCGCGGGCTGGGACGGGTGGCGCGCCCACCTCTACCGTCTCGCCGTGCACCCCGACCACCGCCGACGGGGCATCGCCCAGGCCCTCCTCGACGCGGCCGAGGAACGCCTCCGTGCGCTCGGCGCGGGGCGCTTCGACGCCATGGTGCTCGAGGGCAACGACCTCGGCGCGTCCGCGTGGGCGGCGCGCGGGTACGAGCCGCAGTCGGAGTGGCGGCGCTGGGTGCGTCCTTCCCGCTGA
- a CDS encoding cytochrome P450, producing MASPLALLRDDSLSLLVRGYGFGAHLWRRADRGARAVPFRLLGRDALFVRGEEGVRVFYDETLVRRHGAMPAFIQESLFGHGSVHSLDGDEHRHRKATFVDVLYDDAEVQRLLPELERQWQGELDAWVAGGDRSAYESAVGALGRAIMRWAGIPGTADAQTRWAKRQAQIVDGFGVPYSPEFALALLNRRWSDRHAAELIEAVREGTLDPAEGTALHAWAWHRDRSGELLPAKRAGVELQNSFRPMIAVSRFVAFAAKELHDRPEWRERIAAETAERGSLVGGTLATAFAQEVRRTAPFVPMLPAWAVTDVELDGERVSAGGRVVLDILGTDTDAREWQRPSTFDPERFVGVDDYEALHAFVPHGGGEVPTGHRCPGEKLAIAGLAASIAVLSDPRLRISGHGLDVNGRRMPTKPRSGGRVRRADAPSGCPFHRG from the coding sequence ATGGCATCCCCCCTCGCCCTGCTCCGCGACGACTCGCTCTCACTCCTGGTCCGCGGCTACGGCTTCGGAGCGCACCTGTGGCGCCGCGCCGACCGCGGTGCGCGGGCGGTTCCGTTCCGCCTGCTCGGACGTGACGCCCTGTTCGTGCGCGGCGAGGAGGGCGTGCGCGTGTTCTATGACGAGACGCTCGTGCGCCGCCACGGCGCAATGCCAGCGTTCATCCAGGAGTCGCTCTTCGGCCACGGCTCGGTGCACAGCCTCGACGGCGACGAGCACCGCCACCGCAAGGCCACCTTCGTCGACGTGCTCTACGACGACGCCGAAGTGCAGCGCCTCCTCCCCGAACTCGAGCGGCAGTGGCAGGGCGAGCTCGACGCGTGGGTCGCGGGCGGTGACCGCTCCGCGTACGAGTCGGCCGTCGGAGCCCTGGGGCGCGCCATCATGCGGTGGGCCGGCATTCCGGGCACCGCCGACGCGCAGACGCGCTGGGCGAAGAGGCAGGCGCAGATCGTCGACGGATTCGGCGTGCCGTACTCCCCCGAGTTCGCGCTCGCGCTGCTGAACCGCCGGTGGTCCGACCGGCATGCGGCCGAGCTGATCGAGGCGGTGCGCGAGGGTACCCTCGACCCCGCCGAGGGCACCGCGCTGCACGCGTGGGCGTGGCACCGCGACCGTTCGGGTGAGCTCCTCCCGGCGAAGCGCGCGGGAGTCGAACTGCAGAACAGCTTCCGCCCGATGATCGCCGTCTCGCGCTTCGTCGCCTTCGCCGCGAAGGAGCTGCACGACCGACCCGAGTGGCGAGAGCGCATCGCCGCCGAGACCGCCGAGCGCGGGTCGCTCGTGGGCGGAACGCTCGCGACGGCGTTCGCGCAGGAGGTCCGCCGCACCGCCCCCTTCGTGCCGATGCTCCCCGCCTGGGCCGTGACCGATGTGGAGCTCGACGGCGAGCGCGTGTCCGCGGGCGGCCGCGTGGTGCTCGACATCCTGGGCACCGACACCGACGCGCGCGAGTGGCAGCGGCCCTCGACGTTCGACCCCGAGCGCTTCGTCGGCGTCGACGACTACGAGGCGCTGCACGCGTTCGTGCCCCACGGCGGCGGCGAGGTGCCGACCGGTCACCGCTGCCCGGGTGAGAAGCTCGCGATCGCCGGGCTCGCGGCATCCATCGCCGTCCTCAGCGACCCGCGCCTGCGCATCTCGGGCCACGGCCTCGACGTCAACGGGCGACGGATGCCGACCAAGCCCCGTTCCGGCGGGCGGGTGCGCCGCGCGGACGCGCCGTCGGGCTGTCCGTTCCACCGCGGCTGA
- a CDS encoding restriction endonuclease subunit R, protein MSLPEGWTLSASAFNLTPEVIRAERTAPELALTLVERGIASAIEIELGQMWRGFPAPPTREVEAFRDRLAAAGGRVSIVGVSIDEFDRGRRRTDAERRAFLEPQLRAAARAGAAGVRLPIGQAGPLLAGLVPLLEELDLVLYEEAQGHETPAARPEAYDRIGELDTPHVRLLLDISMLMPALPVTYLERLEHGGIPSDLVRRLRDEWRDPATHDAVIDLLRSGGVPGPVLTLSMNLLVRFGRSRVDDLASVLPLLGAAHLKFWDLDDDDGRLTDPLRDVGTALAATGFTGTLCSEWGGQEWLDDDPWETTSRHLALAAGILSDRPAAADRSRTGDRAETG, encoded by the coding sequence GTGAGTCTCCCCGAGGGTTGGACCCTGTCCGCCAGCGCCTTCAACCTCACCCCCGAGGTGATCCGCGCCGAGCGCACCGCCCCCGAGCTCGCGCTCACGCTGGTCGAACGGGGAATCGCGTCGGCCATCGAGATCGAGCTGGGTCAGATGTGGCGCGGCTTCCCTGCCCCGCCGACGCGCGAGGTCGAGGCCTTCCGCGACCGGCTCGCCGCCGCGGGCGGGCGCGTGAGCATCGTCGGCGTGAGCATCGACGAGTTCGACCGCGGACGTCGGCGGACGGATGCCGAGCGCCGGGCGTTCCTCGAACCGCAGCTCCGCGCGGCGGCTCGCGCGGGAGCCGCGGGGGTCCGTCTGCCGATCGGCCAGGCGGGGCCGCTGCTCGCGGGACTCGTGCCGCTGCTGGAGGAGCTGGACCTCGTGCTCTACGAAGAGGCGCAGGGCCACGAGACGCCCGCCGCCCGTCCGGAGGCCTACGACCGCATCGGCGAGCTCGACACCCCGCACGTGCGGCTGTTGCTCGACATCAGCATGCTCATGCCGGCCCTGCCGGTGACCTACCTCGAACGCCTCGAGCACGGCGGCATCCCGTCGGACCTCGTGCGACGCCTCCGCGACGAGTGGCGCGACCCCGCAACCCACGACGCGGTCATCGACCTGCTGCGCTCCGGAGGGGTGCCGGGACCGGTCCTCACGCTCTCCATGAACCTGCTCGTGCGGTTCGGGCGTTCCCGGGTGGACGATCTGGCATCCGTCCTCCCCCTCCTCGGGGCGGCGCACCTGAAGTTCTGGGACCTCGACGACGACGACGGCCGTCTCACCGACCCCCTTCGCGATGTGGGCACAGCCCTCGCCGCGACGGGTTTCACCGGCACGCTCTGCAGCGAGTGGGGCGGCCAGGAATGGCTCGACGACGACCCGTGGGAGACGACCTCGCGTCATCTCGCGCTGGCCGCCGGCATCCTCTCCGATCGTCCCGCAGCCGCTGATCGGTCGAGAACAGGGGATCGCGCCGAAACAGGGTGA
- a CDS encoding ROK family protein, with the protein MANVSTLRFGAQTDEVTSLLRIVNMVRLGEAVTRPEIGRVTGLGRGVVAQRVDRAVEMGFLEDAEYAPSSGGRAPRTLRFRAERGRIVVCALGGLHIHVGVTDLDGEILDEAHRVWDIARGPEETLVTATAMVDELLAAGDGTPVWAIVVGLPGPVDFETGRPVAPPIMPGWNGYDVRAAFEEHYDAPVWVDNDVNLLAAGERARRREDAVDLIYCKVGTGIGAGLVSHGRLHRGANGAAGDMGHVRVPGATQVCRCGKVGCLEAVAGGWALVRDARAAIEGGATGTLADSVAAGDDLSLEKITLAAGRGDALAISLVQASARQVGEAVAALVNMFNPSLIVIGGAVASTGELFLAEVRHRVYELSLPLATRDLSIKTSENDTREPVRGGVDLALEQLFEVSLPRWFAEGRPTVAAVHGLSA; encoded by the coding sequence ATGGCGAACGTGTCCACCCTCCGCTTCGGCGCGCAGACCGACGAGGTCACGAGCCTCTTGCGCATCGTCAACATGGTTCGTCTCGGCGAAGCCGTGACCCGCCCCGAGATCGGTCGCGTCACGGGCCTCGGCCGCGGGGTCGTCGCCCAGCGCGTCGACCGCGCGGTCGAGATGGGCTTCCTCGAGGATGCCGAGTACGCCCCCTCCTCCGGGGGCAGAGCACCCCGCACACTGCGCTTCCGCGCCGAGCGCGGCCGCATCGTCGTGTGCGCCCTCGGCGGCCTGCACATTCACGTCGGCGTGACCGACCTCGACGGCGAGATCCTCGATGAGGCTCACCGCGTCTGGGACATCGCTCGCGGCCCCGAGGAGACCCTCGTCACCGCCACGGCGATGGTCGACGAACTCCTCGCCGCCGGCGACGGGACCCCCGTGTGGGCGATCGTGGTGGGCCTGCCCGGTCCGGTCGACTTCGAGACCGGTCGCCCGGTCGCTCCGCCGATCATGCCCGGATGGAACGGCTACGACGTGCGCGCCGCATTCGAGGAGCACTACGACGCCCCCGTGTGGGTCGACAACGACGTGAACCTCCTCGCCGCCGGCGAGCGCGCGCGACGGCGCGAGGACGCGGTCGACCTCATCTACTGCAAGGTCGGCACGGGCATCGGCGCGGGGCTCGTATCGCACGGGCGCCTGCACCGCGGCGCGAACGGCGCCGCGGGCGACATGGGTCACGTCCGTGTCCCGGGCGCCACCCAGGTCTGCCGCTGCGGCAAGGTCGGGTGCCTCGAGGCCGTCGCCGGAGGATGGGCGCTCGTACGCGACGCCCGCGCCGCGATCGAGGGCGGCGCCACGGGGACCCTCGCCGACAGCGTGGCCGCGGGCGACGATCTCAGCCTCGAGAAGATCACCCTCGCGGCCGGAAGAGGCGATGCCCTGGCCATCTCCCTCGTGCAGGCCTCCGCTCGGCAGGTCGGCGAGGCCGTCGCCGCGCTGGTGAACATGTTCAATCCGAGCCTCATCGTCATCGGCGGGGCCGTCGCGTCGACCGGAGAGCTGTTCCTCGCGGAGGTGCGCCACCGCGTCTACGAGCTCTCCCTGCCGCTGGCGACCCGCGATCTCTCGATCAAGACGAGCGAGAACGACACGCGCGAGCCGGTGCGCGGCGGCGTCGACCTCGCCCTCGAGCAGTTGTTCGAGGTGAGCCTTCCACGCTGGTTCGCCGAGGGGCGCCCGACGGTCGCCGCTGTTCACGGGCTGAGCGCCTGA
- a CDS encoding Gfo/Idh/MocA family oxidoreductase, translating to MTWGVGIIGSGPGVAALHAPTLARTSGDFRLVHVSDAGSGRAAAIAERFGARASTGTDTLLADPEVDVVAICSPPALHAEHVRASLAAGRRAIFCEKPLADTADEAERIVAECAAVGALLVVGTNHLFDPAWVRATHHLHALEGRISSVTVTLCLSPNDRYHALTMGEPLPAAPPPKRPPLDLDDPEQSAVIVRQLVAGLGVHDLPLVRDLVPETPELLWARPVPPIGFDLALRAKEALVRFTTVMVPDGADSLWRVSVTTAGARVEVEFPPAFVHVGGARTTVRDAQGVQTVYPIDRRDGYEVEWRALAALLRGETAMEYDELRADAVFVMAIADGAAEAVRAGVAR from the coding sequence ATGACATGGGGCGTGGGCATCATCGGATCGGGGCCCGGGGTGGCCGCCCTGCATGCGCCGACCCTTGCTCGCACGAGCGGCGACTTCCGCCTCGTGCATGTCAGCGACGCCGGGAGTGGGCGGGCCGCGGCGATCGCCGAGCGCTTCGGTGCACGCGCCTCCACGGGGACCGACACGCTCCTGGCCGACCCCGAGGTCGATGTGGTGGCGATCTGCAGCCCGCCCGCTCTCCACGCGGAGCACGTCCGGGCCAGTCTCGCCGCCGGTCGGCGAGCGATCTTCTGCGAGAAGCCGCTCGCCGACACCGCCGACGAGGCGGAGCGCATCGTGGCCGAATGCGCCGCGGTCGGGGCGCTGCTGGTCGTGGGCACGAACCACCTCTTCGACCCCGCATGGGTGCGGGCGACGCACCACCTGCACGCGCTCGAGGGGCGGATCTCGTCGGTCACCGTCACCCTGTGCCTCTCGCCGAACGACCGGTATCACGCGCTCACGATGGGAGAACCCCTCCCCGCGGCTCCACCCCCGAAGCGCCCGCCGCTCGACCTCGACGACCCGGAGCAGAGCGCGGTCATCGTGCGTCAGCTCGTCGCCGGGCTCGGCGTGCACGACCTCCCCCTCGTCCGCGATCTCGTGCCCGAGACCCCCGAGCTGCTCTGGGCGCGACCCGTGCCCCCGATCGGCTTCGACCTGGCGCTGCGCGCGAAGGAGGCCCTGGTGCGATTCACCACAGTGATGGTGCCCGACGGAGCGGATTCGCTCTGGCGAGTGAGTGTCACGACCGCCGGCGCCCGGGTCGAGGTGGAGTTTCCGCCGGCCTTCGTGCACGTCGGCGGCGCCCGGACGACGGTGCGCGATGCGCAGGGTGTGCAGACGGTGTACCCGATCGACCGTCGCGACGGCTACGAGGTGGAGTGGCGGGCGCTCGCGGCGCTGCTCCGGGGAGAGACGGCGATGGAGTATGACGAACTGCGCGCGGACGCGGTGTTCGTGATGGCGATCGCCGATGGTGCGGCCGAGGCCGTGCGGGCGGGGGTGGCGCGGTGA
- a CDS encoding VOC family protein has translation MIKLLSHLSFVAITTPDVEASVDFYVNQVGLTEVAREDDRVYLRCWGDYYAYSVVVAKGDEPTLETMAWRTSSAEALEEAAKRVQATGIEGEWFEGRGIGRAFRFTGPFGHNMTLHWDVERHRAEPHTASIYPDRPEKRSPVAGAPRQLDHVTVATQDVDAFVQWYVDTLGFRFMARTVLDEAPISVFSVLTTNEKSHDLGVVLDGSTRAGRINHYAFWVDTREELLIAADTLMENGIPIEYGPNIHGIGEQTFLYYREPSSLRIELNTGGYRNYVPDWEANTWKPSQGSNNFYRNGRMPMSMTESFPAADGPSATEEGVPDEIKDALLNPYAVEGRG, from the coding sequence ATGATCAAGCTTCTCTCTCATCTGTCGTTCGTCGCGATCACGACTCCGGATGTCGAGGCGTCGGTGGACTTCTACGTCAACCAGGTGGGCCTCACCGAGGTCGCTCGCGAAGACGACCGCGTGTACCTCCGTTGCTGGGGTGATTACTACGCCTACTCCGTCGTCGTCGCCAAGGGCGACGAGCCCACTCTCGAGACGATGGCCTGGCGGACGTCCTCGGCCGAAGCGCTCGAGGAGGCTGCCAAGCGGGTGCAGGCCACCGGCATCGAGGGCGAGTGGTTCGAGGGCCGGGGCATCGGCCGCGCGTTCCGCTTCACCGGGCCGTTCGGTCACAACATGACCCTGCACTGGGACGTCGAGCGTCACCGCGCCGAACCGCACACCGCCTCGATATACCCCGACCGTCCCGAGAAGCGCAGCCCCGTCGCCGGCGCCCCGCGCCAGCTCGACCACGTCACCGTCGCCACGCAAGACGTCGACGCGTTCGTGCAGTGGTACGTCGACACTCTCGGCTTCCGCTTCATGGCGCGCACGGTTCTCGACGAGGCGCCCATCTCGGTGTTCTCGGTGCTCACGACGAACGAGAAGTCGCACGACCTCGGCGTCGTGCTCGACGGCTCGACTCGCGCCGGCCGCATCAACCACTACGCCTTCTGGGTCGACACCCGCGAAGAGCTCCTCATCGCCGCCGACACCCTCATGGAGAACGGCATCCCGATCGAGTACGGCCCCAACATCCACGGCATCGGCGAGCAGACGTTCCTCTACTACCGCGAGCCCTCCAGCCTGCGTATCGAGCTGAACACCGGCGGCTACCGCAACTACGTGCCCGACTGGGAGGCCAACACCTGGAAGCCCTCGCAGGGATCGAACAACTTCTACCGAAACGGCCGGATGCCGATGTCGATGACCGAGTCGTTCCCGGCCGCCGACGGCCCCAGTGCCACCGAAGAGGGCGTGCCCGACGAGATCAAGGACGCGCTGCTCAACCCGTACGCCGTCGAAGGCCGGGGCTGA
- a CDS encoding fumarylacetoacetate hydrolase family protein — protein MTAPYALARFRDGDAVHVGLVAGDRIRELTADELGGGLNAFLADPDWDRIAALAEAPGEWHPLSDVTLTAPVEPRQVLQTGANYRQHVIELVAAGLTQNTDRTPEEARAFAADMMDERARSGEPYFFIGLTACVVGDDVPLVLPAYSEVHDWELELAVVIGREAFRVSREEALDHVAGYTIVNDVTTRDLVFRKDMKEIGTDWYRAKNAPGFLPTGPLLVPARFVDPADTPVRLELNGQVMQDASTSDLLFDVPALIAAASQTHPLLPGDLLLTGSPAGNGQHWKRFLRDGDVMTGTIGTLGTQVVRCVAEGAS, from the coding sequence ATGACCGCCCCCTACGCTCTCGCCCGTTTCCGCGACGGGGATGCCGTGCACGTCGGCCTCGTGGCCGGCGACCGCATCCGCGAGCTGACCGCCGACGAGCTCGGGGGCGGTCTGAACGCCTTCCTCGCCGACCCCGACTGGGATCGGATCGCCGCCCTGGCGGAGGCACCGGGGGAGTGGCATCCGCTCTCCGACGTCACCCTCACGGCCCCGGTCGAGCCGCGCCAGGTGCTGCAGACCGGCGCCAACTACCGCCAGCACGTCATCGAGCTGGTGGCCGCGGGCCTCACGCAGAACACCGACCGCACGCCCGAAGAGGCGCGCGCGTTCGCCGCCGACATGATGGACGAGCGCGCTCGCAGCGGCGAGCCGTACTTCTTCATCGGGCTCACGGCGTGCGTGGTGGGCGACGACGTCCCGCTCGTGCTGCCGGCGTACAGCGAGGTCCACGACTGGGAACTGGAGCTCGCCGTCGTCATCGGGCGCGAGGCGTTCCGCGTCTCGCGCGAGGAGGCGCTCGACCACGTCGCCGGGTACACGATCGTCAACGACGTCACCACGCGCGACCTCGTCTTCCGCAAAGACATGAAGGAGATCGGCACCGACTGGTACCGGGCCAAGAACGCGCCCGGGTTCCTGCCGACCGGACCTCTCCTCGTGCCCGCGCGCTTCGTCGACCCGGCCGACACCCCGGTGCGCCTCGAGCTGAACGGCCAGGTGATGCAGGATGCCTCGACCTCCGACCTCCTGTTCGACGTGCCGGCGCTCATCGCGGCGGCCTCCCAGACCCACCCGCTCCTCCCCGGCGACCTGCTGCTCACCGGCAGCCCCGCCGGCAACGGGCAGCACTGGAAGAGGTTCCTGCGCGACGGCGACGTGATGACCGGAACCATCGGGACGCTCGGCACGCAGGTCGTGCGGTGCGTGGCGGAGGGGGCGTCGTGA
- a CDS encoding cyclase family protein: MTVPSENPADLDRQNPEAEIAARAETFRNWGRWGDDDVLGTLNFIDADKRRQAAALVRDGISISLSQRFDTDGPQKGWRRRTNPVHTMTDTGTDAERGNQGFPHGIGGADDVIAMPLQCSTQWDGLGHIFDHGFAWNGRRAGDVVTSDGDLVTGIEHAADVIVSRGVLLDVGRHLAPDTGELADGYAITVADLEACAAAEGVEVGRGDIVLVRTGHYTRAHREGWGDYAGGPAPGLSLTTAGWLHRTEIAAIATDTWGFEVRPNEFDVPAFQPLHQVVIPNMGLTIGEMWNLDALAAACADARRWEFLLSAPPLPITGAVGSPVNPLALL; the protein is encoded by the coding sequence GTGACCGTTCCCTCCGAGAACCCCGCCGACCTCGACCGGCAGAACCCCGAGGCCGAGATCGCCGCGCGTGCAGAGACCTTCCGCAACTGGGGGCGTTGGGGCGACGACGACGTGCTCGGCACGCTCAACTTCATCGACGCCGACAAGCGCCGCCAGGCCGCGGCCCTCGTCCGTGACGGCATCTCGATCTCGCTCTCGCAGCGCTTCGACACCGACGGCCCGCAGAAGGGCTGGCGCCGGCGCACCAACCCGGTGCACACGATGACCGACACGGGAACGGATGCCGAGCGCGGCAACCAGGGCTTCCCGCACGGCATCGGCGGCGCCGACGACGTCATCGCAATGCCTCTGCAGTGCTCGACGCAGTGGGACGGCCTCGGTCACATCTTCGACCATGGCTTCGCATGGAACGGCCGTCGCGCGGGCGACGTCGTCACGAGCGACGGCGACCTCGTCACCGGCATCGAGCACGCCGCCGACGTGATCGTCTCGCGCGGCGTGCTGCTCGACGTCGGCCGCCACCTCGCCCCGGACACGGGCGAGCTCGCCGACGGGTACGCGATCACCGTCGCCGACCTCGAGGCCTGCGCCGCGGCGGAGGGCGTCGAGGTGGGTCGCGGCGACATCGTGCTCGTGCGCACCGGCCACTACACCCGCGCGCACCGAGAGGGCTGGGGCGACTACGCCGGTGGGCCCGCCCCCGGCCTCTCGCTCACCACGGCCGGATGGCTGCACCGCACCGAGATCGCCGCGATCGCGACGGACACCTGGGGCTTCGAGGTGCGCCCGAACGAGTTCGACGTGCCGGCGTTCCAACCGCTGCATCAGGTCGTCATCCCCAACATGGGGCTGACGATCGGGGAGATGTGGAATCTCGACGCGCTCGCCGCTGCGTGTGCCGATGCGCGACGCTGGGAGTTCCTCCTCTCGGCCCCGCCGCTGCCGATCACCGGGGCCGTCGGGTCGCCGGTGAATCCACTGGCTCTGCTGTAA
- a CDS encoding FAD-dependent monooxygenase, which translates to MTAVQKVAIAGAGVAGLATAIFLAKAGVEVDLYDAQPALSTRGSGITLQGNALRVFDELGVWDEVAAAGKAFEGLNLRAPGPGAPVVAALPDLKTGGPDYPSTMGMSRPDLARILLAEAERSGARVHFGTRVTGVSQTDDGVEVEVDGEPAGAFDLLVGADGLHSAVREMIGIHVTPEQTGMGIWRTFVSLPPDVDRSELYYGGPMYIAGYTPTGDDTMYAFLVEAAQDRSHVSPEEARRIMVEQSRAYDGPWNHIRADIEAGADANYTWFTRHLVEAPWNRGRAVVIGDAAHSCPPTIAQGAAQGLEDAAVLSELLVQRDAVDQGLWDAFHERRVARAKAIVDASVQLGQWQLDGVRDADMGGLMFGVAQLTAARA; encoded by the coding sequence ATGACCGCCGTTCAGAAAGTCGCGATCGCCGGAGCCGGCGTCGCGGGCCTTGCCACCGCCATCTTCCTCGCCAAGGCCGGCGTCGAGGTCGACCTCTACGACGCCCAGCCGGCGCTGTCCACGCGCGGCTCGGGCATCACCCTCCAGGGCAACGCCCTCCGCGTCTTCGACGAACTCGGCGTGTGGGACGAGGTCGCCGCTGCCGGAAAGGCGTTCGAAGGTCTCAACCTGCGTGCTCCCGGCCCCGGTGCCCCCGTCGTCGCGGCCCTGCCCGACCTCAAGACCGGCGGCCCCGACTACCCCTCCACGATGGGCATGTCGCGTCCCGACCTGGCCCGCATCCTGCTGGCCGAGGCGGAGCGCTCCGGTGCCCGCGTGCACTTCGGCACGCGTGTCACGGGCGTCTCGCAGACCGACGACGGCGTGGAGGTCGAGGTGGATGGCGAACCCGCGGGCGCGTTCGACCTGCTCGTCGGCGCCGACGGCCTGCACTCGGCGGTGCGCGAGATGATCGGCATCCACGTGACTCCCGAGCAGACCGGCATGGGCATCTGGCGCACGTTCGTGTCGCTGCCGCCCGACGTCGACCGCAGCGAGCTGTACTACGGCGGCCCGATGTACATCGCCGGCTACACGCCCACCGGCGACGACACCATGTACGCCTTCCTCGTCGAGGCAGCGCAAGACCGCTCGCACGTCTCGCCCGAGGAGGCGCGGCGCATCATGGTGGAGCAGTCGCGCGCGTACGACGGCCCGTGGAACCACATCCGTGCCGACATCGAGGCCGGCGCCGACGCGAACTACACGTGGTTCACGCGCCACCTCGTCGAGGCGCCGTGGAACCGCGGTCGCGCCGTCGTGATCGGCGACGCCGCGCACAGCTGCCCGCCCACGATCGCCCAGGGTGCAGCCCAGGGTCTCGAGGACGCGGCGGTGCTGAGCGAGCTTCTCGTGCAGCGGGATGCCGTCGACCAGGGGCTGTGGGATGCCTTCCACGAGCGCCGGGTGGCGCGGGCGAAGGCGATCGTCGACGCCTCGGTGCAGCTCGGCCAGTGGCAGCTCGACGGCGTCCGCGACGCCGACATGGGCGGCCTCATGTTCGGCGTGGCCCAGCTGACGGCGGCCCGCGCATGA
- a CDS encoding amidohydrolase family protein, with amino-acid sequence MSLGDDGAATDEVTDVHAHLLMPGLHAEVERRVPDEVQAAADLELRRNGLASLQASGRMIGERFPRLTDVRARLETMDAQGVDRQWVSPSPNHFYPWANEGLATWATGEANRLVAEHVAQAPDRLVGLGVVPLQHPQLVVDALDDAVLGRGLAGVEISSFAGDVELSDERLEPFWARAAELRAVVFLHPFGCSLDERLDRFYLSNTVGQPTENAVALSHLIFAGVLDRHPGLRLIAAHGGGYLPTAIGRSDRAWRVRPEARGCAHAPSTYLSKLWFDTVVHDERALRWLVEAAGADRVLLGSDFPFDMGLDEPVAFVRGAGLAETDVARILGGNAAELLRTRVHA; translated from the coding sequence ATGAGCCTCGGAGACGACGGCGCCGCCACGGACGAGGTCACCGACGTCCACGCCCACCTGCTCATGCCGGGACTGCATGCCGAGGTCGAGCGTCGCGTGCCCGACGAGGTGCAGGCGGCGGCCGATCTCGAGCTGCGCCGTAACGGACTGGCGAGCCTGCAGGCGTCGGGGCGCATGATCGGCGAGCGCTTCCCGCGGCTGACCGACGTGCGCGCTCGCCTCGAGACGATGGACGCGCAGGGCGTCGACCGGCAGTGGGTCAGCCCGTCTCCGAACCACTTCTACCCGTGGGCGAACGAGGGCCTCGCGACGTGGGCCACCGGCGAGGCGAACCGCCTCGTCGCCGAGCACGTCGCGCAGGCGCCCGACCGCCTCGTCGGTCTCGGTGTCGTCCCGCTCCAGCACCCGCAGCTCGTCGTCGACGCCCTCGACGACGCCGTCCTCGGACGCGGTCTCGCGGGCGTGGAGATCTCGTCCTTCGCGGGCGACGTCGAGCTCAGCGACGAGCGGCTCGAGCCCTTCTGGGCGCGGGCGGCCGAGCTGCGCGCCGTCGTCTTCCTGCACCCCTTCGGCTGCTCCCTCGACGAGCGGCTCGACCGCTTCTACCTGTCGAACACGGTCGGTCAGCCCACCGAGAACGCCGTGGCCCTGTCGCACCTCATCTTCGCGGGCGTGCTCGACCGGCATCCGGGCCTTCGGTTGATCGCCGCTCACGGTGGGGGCTATCTGCCGACCGCGATCGGACGATCCGACCGCGCATGGCGCGTGCGCCCCGAGGCGCGGGGCTGCGCTCATGCACCGTCGACCTACCTGTCGAAGCTGTGGTTCGACACCGTCGTGCACGACGAGCGAGCCCTCCGCTGGCTGGTCGAGGCCGCGGGCGCCGACCGGGTGCTGCTCGGCAGTGACTTCCCGTTCGACATGGGTCTCGACGAGCCCGTCGCGTTCGTGCGCGGCGCGGGCCTTGCCGAGACGGACGTCGCCCGCATTCTGGGCGGCAACGCCGCGGAGCTGCTGCGCACCCGGGTGCACGCGTGA